GGAGAGGCGAATCAGGCACTTGCCTTCGTGTCACCCTCGTGCGTGCCCTTGACGAGGATGCGCTTGGGCTGCACCTCTGGCTTCTTGGGCACCACCACGTTCAGCACGCCGTCCTTGAGTTCGGCCTGGACGTGTTCCGCATCGATGCCCTCCGGCAGGGAGAAGGAGCGTGAGAAGGAGCCGAAGCCGCGCTCATGGACGTAATGCGTTTCACCCTCGTCCCTCTTCTCCTCGTTGCGCTGGCCGGAGAGGGTCAGCCGGTTGCCGGTGAGGGAGATGTTGAGGTCCTCCTGCTTGACCCCGGGGAGGTCCGCCTTGAAGACATACGAGTCCTTCGTCTCCTTCACTTCGAAGGAGGGGAGGAAGCCCGTCACGGCTCCACCGGCCACGCCACGGGGCAGCTCACGGAAGGGATCCCACTGCAGCAAGTCCCTCATCACCTCGAAGGGATCCACACCACGGTTCTGGACGAGACCCCGGTCACTGTTGTTCCTGCGAATGAGCGACATATCCAAGTACCTCCTGGATTGAATACGGTTGATTGTTGATGGAGGAGGG
Above is a window of Cystobacter fuscus DNA encoding:
- a CDS encoding Hsp20/alpha crystallin family protein, whose protein sequence is MSLIRRNNSDRGLVQNRGVDPFEVMRDLLQWDPFRELPRGVAGGAVTGFLPSFEVKETKDSYVFKADLPGVKQEDLNISLTGNRLTLSGQRNEEKRDEGETHYVHERGFGSFSRSFSLPEGIDAEHVQAELKDGVLNVVVPKKPEVQPKRILVKGTHEGDTKASA